The DNA region CCaaccctttttttaaataaccaatacagggtcacaatgAGAGTTTAgtcaaacatttattaaatcaaacatttttctttctggtCAGTAAGCTCTTGggcatgtttgtttgtttcttctATCTGTCATGTGACAGATGGGCACTCCAGGAAGATATGTCAGTGCTGGtcaacaaatatatatttttttcgtCTTTGAATCAGTTGATTGTTATTGAATACATTTGTTtcatataaaaatagtttaaatattttacatttacaggtAAATGATATATTACACAgtataatatttaaaacatattatacTGCAATGTAAATTTGGAATAGGATGTGTGGtgaatgttatattttaaattaaaacaaaacagtctaAGGGATTTTCCAGTCTTGACATCCCTAAAACATGGAATTTGTCATCTTTTTAAAGACATGATTTAGGTACACTAGTATGAGCATAAACTCCTTATTACTCATGCCTGTTGTTGCAATGTTGTTTTGAAACTCCTGTTTGTGTATTGTCATTGccattgtttgtgtgtttgtcttTTAAGCACAGTCATTTGATGTCGTAGGTGCTACAGCTGTCAACAGTTAAAATTAATTGGAAAGAGCTGATTTGATAGTCTGTTTGTTATATGCaacaaatttagatttttttttttacttttcaaattTGTATCCAACAGTCCAGTACTCCAGATCTAATGAGCCCCAGCGAGGGAGAGGATGGGGTGGTCTCAGAACTGGAGTACACTGCAGACCGGGGGAACTGGACTGGGAAACTGGATTTCCTTCTGTCTTGTATTGGATACTGTGTGGGGCTGGGCAATGTGTGGAGATTCCCATACCGCACTTACAGCAATGGAGGAGGTGAGAGAGTAAATTTAAAGGTATGGAGACTGAGGTTATAAAACAGGAGACAATAAACACTACAACtagtaaattaaacaaaattaataggATGTTTATCCACCCCTTACTATGGGTTTGATATATTGGAACCTATGCAACCTAATCTATCTGATTAACTtttgatttctttaaaacattatcaaagttttaaaaaatccacacaaaaaatgtattcatactTTAACAGTAAATAGACATTTTTCCACTTTATGGTTCTAAGGAGAGCAATATTTTACTCCGCAGCGCTTCAATTTGAATGCAATGATTCAGAACAGTATCCAGCAGCTTCCCTTCACATCAGAAATCACAAAGAATTAAAGCAAAGAATTAAACCACTGCTGGGTGTAAAAAGAAGaccctgttttctgttttttttcctgctttccAGGTGCGTTTCTGATCCCGTATTTCATCATGCTAGGGATCTGTGGAATCCCAATATTTTTCATGGAGCTCTCTTTGGGACAGTTCTCCAGCCTGGGACCCCTGGCAGTATGGAAAATCAGTCCATTCTTTAAAGGTGATCTAAGAGCAGAGAGCATTTTCAGAATTAGActtactactgtatacagtatgtgatgttctTACTATTGTTCTGTTCTTCCAAATCACAGTATGTATGACTAGAAAAGTATGCAGGATGTTTATGTGTAGCCTATATTACAAAGGAGACAAAAAGTAATGTAGAGTACAATTACATGATGTATTCTGAAATGCAAaactaatatttaaaaacaatattaacattcaaaatatattttgaccTATAGAATCTTACTGAGTCTTTGACTTTGTCATTCTCCATTAATTCCTTGTTGTTCATTTATCTTTATCTCTCTGTGATACTGTAGGTGCTGGTGTGGGGATGATAGTCATTGTTTCATTAGTAGCCATCTACTACAACATGATCATTGCCTACGTACTCTTTTACCTCTTTGCCTCCCTGACCAGTGACCTACCCTGGCAGCACTGTGGGAACTGGTGGAATACAGATCGTTGTCTGGATCACAGAGTCGTTCAGGGAAACAACAGCTCAGTGAAGCTCCCTGGGTCTTCTCTGAATATTACAGGCACTGTCAGTCCTAGTGAAGAGTACTGGAGGTAGGGTCAAGGAAAATGATCCTTCTTTTCATTAAACACCTCAATGCTCCCAAATCTTACTTTTGCATAGTGTGAAAAAACTATTTCCCTTGCTCTGCAGAGATGCATCTTTGCATAATAATCAGAGAAGTCCATGTCTTACATCAGCACTCCTGATGAACCTCAGCACCAGATTATTAATGTTGTGCAATATATTACTTATACCTGATTATTTCCTCAGTTTCTGCATTGGATAACTTTTTTTCAGCCGTTATGTCCTACACATCCAAGGAAGCTCAGGGATTGGGAGTCCAGGGGGAATTAGGTGGAATCTCTGTCTTTGCCTCCTTTTGGCTTGGATTATTGTCTATCTCTGCATCCTGAAAGGAGTCAAGTCCTCAGGAAAGGTAAGGAAGCATTCTGTGTCAAAGATGTAAAAAACACTAAGTTCGTAGTTCGTAGTAGTAGTTAATAGTAATAGTTAATAGTAGTAACTCTTCAGTTCAGGAGGTACTGAAAAGCCACATAAGAATAGTACTAGATGCTTATAAATGATACATTAGAACTTACATGATGGACAATCTCTGTATAAAGGCTAGCTAGCTAGGTACATATTACCTTTAGCCACTAATACATAATAAATGTACACATGGCATGTTGCACTGAtgtgtcatacagtacatgagtcacttttaatttgtttttcaaattatcatttaaaatttattaGCACACCAgtgctttatttttgtgttgtagTACTAAAGtagtaataaaaacaaagaacactAAAAATTAGTttacaaacaaatcctaaaaaAGAAAGTGTTACTGCAATAGCACCACATGTGCTATTACAACACTATATCACCCTGGGGTCATACTGAGGTCATGATGTAGATTTCACTTGACTACAAGCTAATTACCCATTGTTTTTAACCCTACACAATGGGAACTGGTATCTCAGCAATCATGAAAATTGTTCTGAAAATACTTTTACAATATAACAAagcttaaaataaacattaaaacccCTTCTGTAAGACATGATTTCTGCATACtggataaaaaatgtttttaagaaaaataatctgtaaaaaacattaatagtTAATGATTAATCAATCTTAATATCCTCCATATggtgcttttaattttttatgtttcaatCATACTGTGCTCTCCAGCAACCAGCTACAGAGCAGATCTTACTGAAGTGCCTATGAGCAAAACTCTATTTAAATTTGTGGAAGTATAGAATTAGCTTTTCAGCAATGTTTgtgaagctgatactctggcttctaTCAGAAATGGTTGAATCAGATAGCCAGACCAGCTAGGTACTAAACACTAAACTGCTAGATAAGACAAGTGGGCCATTCTCATTTGTAATCATTCTTATATACTTATatgtcctgaaaaaaaacaggtttatcagctttgacaacatggctgagtaTTTTGTTCCACTACAACCCTTGTGGAAGAAACCTCCAATCTCAGTGTTAAATGAACTTCCTTAGTTTTatcttgtgtcctctggtttggtTTCACTGTTCTTGAAGAAGTCTGCTggattgactttgtcaatgtctTCAAGGATTGTGAATTCTTGCTTCTGGTCACCTCATTGTCTTAtcagttgaaaatgaaaaaaagatttgattCTTTTAGCCTGTAAGCGTAGAACATTCCTTTGAGCTCAGGAATATATTTGGCCGATGTTCTCTCAGcgaattccagagcagcaacatTTGTTTTGAAACACAAAGACCACataacacaatattttaaaggGAGTCTTACTAATAGCACAATTTTTACATACACTAACATTCCCTATTTTACCCTTTTTACTATATTTCCTAATATAATGTTTTGTCTAGAAAATGTAAGTAATTTTCTAAAATAGACAACCAAATCATTTTGAGGATGGCTACATGCAATAGATCACTTCATCAAGTTCCACTAACTAAAAACTTCTCAATGGTCTTAAATATCAAGGCTTTATCCAGACCTATCGACAAGTATTTTGCCATTTAGCTTATAAAAGCTTGAACAAATGAGATATATCATAAAACATGTAGAACATGGTGCAAAACAAGGACTTAGTTTTGGTGcttttatataaatgtacaatCCTGGAGCTCAAGATGTACATTCAATAGCATTAATAAGGTTTAACTTAATATTTATGTAGCTATGCAAGAAGATTTATCCTGAGAATAGTAAGCCATAAAACTTGAAGACAGACAAACTACATCTCATTTAAAGATTGCCACAGAGTAAACAGACACTTCTGATTGTACTTAATTTGTGTCTAGGTTGTCTACTTTACAGCCACTTTCCCTTATGTCATCCTTGTCATGCTTCTTATCCGAGGGGTGACTTTGGATGGAGCTTGGAAAGGGATCAAGTTTTACCTCACCCCTCAGTTTGACCACCTCCTCACTTCAAAGGTATAAAAGCTTCTATTACTTAAATTGTGGTTCAAATTCCCGATGAATTTGGTCGAAGATGATATTCCAGGGGAagctcacatttaaaaaaaaaattgttaagGAGTCAGCCTTCagtttactttatttttcaggTTTCGCCACAAAAGCGACAGTAGTgcatttttaatggaaaatgaCTAATTCCATTTGCCAGTGGTGAGGAGTGAAAGTTACATAGAGATTTATAGACAGTGAAAGTTCTATACCTGGCCCACCATCTTCCATAACGACCTTACTTTTATATATCCTAATTTGGATTCTGCTCTTGAAAGCTTTGCCTGGAGGGAAAAGGTGCTGTACAGACTGATAAGTGTGCCAATGTGTGTAATTGCTATGATTCTCTCCAGGTATGGATTGAGGCAGCTCTTCAGATTTTCTACTCCCTTGGGGTAGGTTTCGGTGGTTTGTTGACCTTTGCTTCCTACAACACCTTCAACCAAAACATTTACAGGTTAGTGTGACTCTACTCTAAAGCCCTGCAGGTAGGGGAGGAGTTTTCCAGTATCAGCTTGCCAATAAATAAGAAGTCAAAAGGTCTCTAATTTGAACTTCTATCCAGTTGAAGGACTAAAGCTTTCATTTTATAGTCCTCACACGGATGTGGCACAGGTGCCCAGCTTCAATTTACTCACTTACGCAAACAGTCTTTCACTGCCTCAGCAAAGAGAGCCACACAGATTCCAGAGAAGAAAACGAATCCAAAAGCTCAAGAATGGATTATTTTATTGCAGGGTTTAGTGTAACATACCGTATTGGACTAAGATGCTGTAAAAttagttaattatttttcagacaATGACAACAGTGAAAGAAACAGTAAACCAAGCCAACAGTTTCTCCTGTAACAATGAGAAGAATTTGACATGCACTGAGATGTAGGAACCCTGTAGCTGTAATGCAAAGAAATTTACCAGAATACCATAACAGTTCATTTACTAAAGTGAGTAAAATGTTCAATAAGATGAGCATTACAGGTATAACTGAttagaatacagtaataacttattTGTTATCTGTACACCTCAGTAGAAAACCTACTGTTGTTTACAATGCATAGCATCAACATTTCTGTCACTTTACTATAGTGCTATTAGAAATCCTTTCTTAgaagcagatatactgtatgtcaaacatGTCTTCCAAGCTGTAATGAAGTTTGTGTATCCTGAAGCGTGGAAGACTAATTTGTCTCAGATATGCCCTTCacacaaaaagcaaaatgaTTGTGGAGCAACAGACTTTGGATTTGAAGGTTTATTCTTTTTTCAAAGACTTAAATAATCGCTTCATCTTATTTCTTCCTTTCTACCCTTTTAGGGATACATTTATAGTAACTTTGGGAAATGCCTTCACCAGTATTCTGGCAGGTTTTGCCATCTTCTCAGTACTGGGGTACATGTCTCAGGAGTTAGGTGTTCCTGTGGACCAAGTAGCTCAAGCAGGTAACACTTGTCCATAAATATCTTATGTCAGTAAGAGCAAGTGCTTGTCTTATGATGTGTCTGTATGATATTGTAAATATCTGTAGATACTGTGTAAATTGTatatgctttggcaacactaaaattcattggtcatgccaataaagcttcTTGAATTGAAAATAGTGacagatatgtactgtagatatcagACAGTTCAACAACtacacagaaatgtattttgatgACTAGGTTGATGAGTagtgaaatgttgtttctttcttGTCATGGGTAAGAAATATACTACACAGCCTGATTTTAAACTCGTTTCAGTTTAAAACACAGATTTTAGGAGTCGGAAAGAGATCTTAGTAATGCTATCTGTTGCTTGgtaaatttaatttcaaactTTACACTGCTGTTTGTCTTCCACTCTGGGACTGTTAAGGAATATACTAGATCTGAATTTGGAAACTCAAGGGATCAAGCCTCTAGTCTGATTGTCATGCCTATGGCATCTTCCATTTACTATGTATCATATTGTTATTCCTGTGTCGCCTTTTCAACTGGTCCTGGTGCAGCCGGCAGCTCTAAATTGAGGAGATCAAAGGCTTTCTTTTCTTAATGGGAAGACGGCCTAATCTGGCATTGTTTCTGTGGAGCAGTGTGCTCAGCCCTCATGCCTGAGGACTTGTAGCCCCTTAAGATCAAACAGGAAGTGGTGTTGGAAAGCCATAAATTCTCAGACCTTTGAACTGGAGACCATTTCTTCCAAAAAAAGGATGATGGTTGTGGTGAGGATGTTGAGGAAGGTGGGGGAGTTGGCAGggactgactttttttttctctcttaaaaAGTCTGTTGTATTTCAATGTGGATAATGTCCTGAAGGTCATTCACTGTTAGACAGTAAAATAACAcagcaagatactgtatatccctttATGGGACAAATATGCTAGCTTTTTCAACTCATCATTAAACTGAGATGTCTGCCTTTTCTCCCAAACTACAATGTAAAACTGACATCTTGGATGAAAATGACAAGAATTCTGAATTCTCTGGAACAAGAGCGTTATCTTGTTGATCTGGAGGGAGAAAGAAATGAGTCAGAGTGTATACTTAAGACCTGCTTATGGGTTGCAACCTGGCTCAACATTTACAGAAAGCTTAGAAAGAGATTATTAgtggttttttactttgtttctaaaccataaaataataatttacttaAATGAACCAAAGATCAACATTGTAAATCAAATAAAGTgccacagcagaaaaaaaagattagacTCAAAGCATTTGTTCTTAATCAGAGTatttgtacagtgtgtccagttgGGTTAATCCAGATGGAATCTCAGCACTAGTGTGTGATGTGCTCATGCAGACGCTAATTTCTATTAATTGATTTTGAGGGGTTAGCTGGAAACCTGCTCTCTGTCACAGTAATGAAGCCAGGTGGAAAATGTGGGGACAAGTGCCATCTGATAAATATGTCAAGAAACTCAGAATTCAaaaggaaatatactgtatgtgccccaAACAAAGAGTTTTATTAGGGAAAAGTGAACCCTTTTCAAACATTGCTTTAGTCATTAATGGATTGTGTGTCTCACAGCCTATTAACTGACTGTATATTGTCATCAACCTATCCCATGTGCCTGATGTTAACAGAAAATAATCTCCCTCTCTATATATTTATGCTTGCAGAGATAAAGAATGCCATGTTTTGTTCCTATACTGAATTGGTCATATATATTTTACTCAAAAATCATTATGCTTTGTTACTGAGTTAAGTTAACCCAGAGTTTTGGTAGACTATTGAAAGTGTCATGCAAAGTAAATCAATAAAGCAGTGTCTAAATGTGCAAAATATAGTCTATTTATAGAATATAAGATTACGCAAAGAAGGATTTCCATAAATAAAGTAACAATCtctcataaaaaaatacatattggaTGTTTTTGGTAATGGCATGTATCAGCTCAAAGATTGCTGACCAGGTGCAAACCTGGTCAAACATGGAGAGTTACAGCTGAAGTAGTTTACTATAATGTATCCTGAAGAATACTAGCAATCTTTATTGGTGCCAACTGCACCAATAAAGTCTTCAGCAGTACTGACGGGAAGTGCTGGACTCGTCACATGTCTGATTAAGTGCCTTGTGATTTCCATCTCTTTGGCTTCTTAAGAACAAAATCTTATTTTGCAGAATATTGTAATTGACAGTGAACTGTATCAACCAGTTAAGCCTTAGTTCCAATAGATTGACACAAATTTCTACTATTCCAGAGCCAAACAGATATCATGATATCATGATGGAGCACATAATGTGAAACCAAATTtagcaactactgtatatagaaaaatGATATTCGCTATGGCCTTCCTATTATTTCCACCACATGCACGAACAGATGCATTACAATGGGAACTGTTCTCACTTTATTTATTGGCCTGCTTTTGTAAAGCATTAGGAAAACTGTTGTACAATTACAGTAACTTGGGATGTTAATTAAAAAGAGCCCCTTATTTCTtttagaaaggcttttttttcacaCTGTAGGACATCTGCCAGCACCGTTTATAGTTTGACGCACTCAAGATCACTAGAAAGACACATACATGCAAAATCTTCCCACAGTTAACTTTAATTTTAACTATATTTGagaacatttcttgaaaagagacaAGTTGTAGGTGATTCAGGCCTTTAAACAGAGTTATGATGTCTTTGTTTTGTGCAGGTCCAGGCCTAGCATTTGTTGTGTATCCACAGGCCATGACAATGCTCCCACTTTCTCCCTTCTGGTCCTTCCTGTTCTTCTTCATGCTGCTTACGCTGGGGCTGGACAGCCAGGTGAGCATCGTCCAGATCTTTCCACTGCTGTATTTAGGTTCTTGATAGGTTTTTTGGAAAGCACAATGCCACACAATTCATATACATGAAGCTTTCAAACAAGGAGGAATGACAGGAAACAAGCTCTCTTTCATCTCAGCTGTAATCATCCGTGACATCATTTCCTAAATCGTCtgctgcatccctcctccaccccatctccacctttgctGTTACCCCTAGGGTAACTCTTCAATCTGCATGGAGATCCTAGTCTTCTCATCCTACAGTTTGGAGACTAAGCCAAATCAAACCCTTTTTCAAATGCATTCAGTTCTGGAGTGTTGTTACTCCTAGTCAATTCGCTTTTCTATAGGAGACTACATTGTTATTTTTAGTTATATTCAATGAAGGAGCACTAATTCATTTGAACACATTTAGATAGCTAATTGGTCAGGATATAAACAATGACATCAGCAGTTTAACACTGTCATCTGCCAGCTATATGGGGAATCTTAAGGAAGAGTACAGCCTGAAAGGTGCAGGGCTTTAGTATGTATAAGTAGATCAGGAGACACACCTACAGCTACATAATGTTGATGCAGAACATCAAGTGTAAATACATTATATGAAAGTCTGATCCACATTAGCGAGACACTTTTTAAACAATGTGACTTGGGAACTTAAGAGAATACCTAACTTGAAACATGAATTCTTGCAGGTTTTCAGCTATAATAAAGCAGTTGTAACACAGACATTTATGCATAGCTCCTTCATctgattttttccccaaagtttGCATTTATGGAAACAATTGTCACTGCCATCACAGATGAATTTCCATTCTACTTAAGACCAAAGAAGGCCTTCTTCTCAGCCTGTATTTCTATCAGCATGTTCCTAATGGGATTGATTCTCACCACAGAAGtaagttaattaaattaacaaaaattgTCTTGCTCCtggtttaaaatgattattttttatatatcatatacagtgccttgcgaaagtattcggcccccttgaacttttcaaccttttgccacatttcaggcttcaaacataaagatataaattttttattttatgtgaagaatcaccaacaagtgggacacaattgtgaaatggaacgaaatctattggatttttgaaacttttttaactaataaaaaaaatgaaaagtggggcgtgcaaaattattcggcccccttgcgttaatactttgtagagccaccttttgctgcgattacagctgcaagtcgcttggggtatgtctctatcagttttgcacatcgagagactgaaattcttgcccattcttccttgcaaaacagctcgagctcagtgaggttggatggagagcatttgtgaacagcagttttcagctctttccacagattctcgattggattcaggtctggactttgacttggccattcaaacacctggatacgtttatttgtgaaccattcctttgtagattttgctgtatgtttgggatcattgtcttgttggaagataaatctccgtcccagtttcaggtcttttgcagactccaacaggttttcatccagaatggtcctgtatttggctgcatccatcttcccctcaattttaaccatcttccctgtccctgctgaaggaaagcaggcccaaaccatgatgctgccaccaccatgtttgacagtggggatggtgtgttgagggtgatgagctgtgttgcttttacgccaaacatatcgttttgcattgtggccaaaaagttcgattttggtttcatctgaccagagcaccttcttccacatgtttggggtgtctcccaggtggcttgtggcaaactttagacgagactttttatggatatctttgagaaatggctttcttcttgccactcttccataaaggccagatttgtgcagtgtaagactgattgttgtcctatggacagactctcccacctcagctgtagttctctgcagttcatccagagtgatcatgggcctcttggctgcatctctgatcagtcttctccttgtctgagctgaaagtttagagggacggccaggtcttggtagatttgcagtggtctgatactccttccatttcaagatgatcgcttgcacagtgctccttgggatgtttgaagcttgggaaatctttttgtatccaaatccggctttaaacttctccacaacagtattacggacctgcctggtgtgttccttggtcttcatgatgctctctgcgctttcaacagaaccttgagactatcacagaccaggtgcatttatacagagacttgattacacacaggtggattctatttatcaccatcagtcatttaggacaacattggatcattcagagatcctcgctgaacttctggagtgagtttgctgcactgaaagtaaaggggccgaataattttgcacgccccacttttcatttttttattagttaaaaaagtttcaaaaatccaatagatttcattccacttcacaattgtgtcccacttgttggtgattcttcacataaaataaaaaatttatatctttatgtttgaagcctgaaatgtggcaaaaggttgaaaagttcaagggggccgaatactttcgcaaggcactgtataaccCACTTGATTTATAGAaatgattaaacatttaaacaaatacCTTTCAATTATGAAGGTGCTGAAGAGAGAGAGTTTCTTATTATAACTATAATGattgttttgaaagcttttttttataacAGACCAGAAGCACTTGAAGTCGACTACTTTAAATATGATAACCCTCAAGGGACTATGAAGGCACACTTATTTCGGATTTTCAGAAAGATTCACAGATGTTCCTGATTACTTATAAGTCTCACCTTTGAAGTCTATAAGAAATTTGACAAGCCCTTGTGTTAGACAGGAAATTGTTAACATCTCAGTCACTTGTTCAAAATGAATGTCACAAGGACCAAACTGATGTACTGAGCAGACTCCAGAATTTCTAAAGCTTCTGTTCAACTCTTGATAAAAACAATTAGGATAttagatgtttttaaacaaaattgtcATTGCAGTTTTCGATAAAAAAGTTGATGTCCTTTGAAATAGacctttaatttttatttatatttcttcTACATTTTCATGATTAgatatcaaaggaaaatgtaaattttcttattttcttttgccttttatgTGGACCATTTTTAAATTACCAGCTATCTTTTGTAGTGATTCTCCTTGCTTTGTTTAGAATTCTCActgaaaataacttttcattttgattttttgaaTTAACATTTGCATACTTAGTCtttctaattttttaaaatattttttaaccagtttcAGTGGCTAGAGGTTGATTATTCtagcaaagaaagaaaaatgctacctttaataaaattaagaaaCAGTTTCTTATTTCTTAGTGCAGTCTTGATAATTCTGGTAAACTACCTTTACTGtatctttttaaaaaccaacactatacatttgttttaaaatgatctttttttttcactgtccGCTTAAGGGTGGAATGTACTGGCTGGTTCTGTTGGATGACTACAGTGCTGGGTTTGGGTTAATGGTTGTGGTGATAACATcatgttttgtaatttcacGCATATATAGTAAGTATACATTTGACAGTCCTTTGGTGAAGCTTCTCTATGCCTATTTTATGTGTTAGAAGATTTATTTTGGACATTTATAGATGGGAAACAGTGCAAAATCAAAATCGTAGCCTTGGGAATTCTCCTTGGGATCTTCAAATATCTATAGTTCATATCTTTCCTTTGAGGCTGAACATTTTATTGATCTAATGATAGCAGAGATTTTCATAGCTCAGGTCCTTTAAAATTGCCTTGGCTGTTTGTGATCTCAGTGCTATTTACTTCGAGCTTTTGTATAGTCAGTTCACTATGGTCTTTCAGGTCAATAGCAACATCAGATAAGGTAAAACTGGAAGGATGAATTTCTACTATATTGCTCATTAAGCTCAGTATAACCTCATATTTAGATTATTACCAAACCTTTTAACTCTCAGTAatggtttattttcattactACATTAACCATTAACTCAAAAATTGATATgtcagaacattaaaaaaatcaatagatCAGCAGTTCAGGtacttattttataataaactgTATGCCACCAGACTCCCTTTACAATCAAGTAGCTGTAAGTGTCTATCTCAGTGAGTCTGTCTATGACTTAGATATTGTCTTGTCTATTGTATATGACTGAATTGTTCACTAAGTCTTAGATGTATTGGATTTTTATCAGAATATTCTTATATATCACATAATTTTTCAACTGAATACTTGTAGATTTTCTTTATGATACAAAATTTCCACATTTTCTTTGCCAGTAAAATATACATTATGAAAtgtatgaatattttaaaattattttatgaataaaagATC from Lepisosteus oculatus isolate fLepOcu1 chromosome 11, fLepOcu1.hap2, whole genome shotgun sequence includes:
- the LOC102697094 gene encoding sodium-dependent proline transporter isoform X1, giving the protein MKRLRASHLQESSTPDLMSPSEGEDGVVSELEYTADRGNWTGKLDFLLSCIGYCVGLGNVWRFPYRTYSNGGGAFLIPYFIMLGICGIPIFFMELSLGQFSSLGPLAVWKISPFFKGAGVGMIVIVSLVAIYYNMIIAYVLFYLFASLTSDLPWQHCGNWWNTDRCLDHRVVQGNNSSVKLPGSSLNITGTVSPSEEYWSRYVLHIQGSSGIGSPGGIRWNLCLCLLLAWIIVYLCILKGVKSSGKVVYFTATFPYVILVMLLIRGVTLDGAWKGIKFYLTPQFDHLLTSKVWIEAALQIFYSLGVGFGGLLTFASYNTFNQNIYRDTFIVTLGNAFTSILAGFAIFSVLGYMSQELGVPVDQVAQAGPGLAFVVYPQAMTMLPLSPFWSFLFFFMLLTLGLDSQFAFMETIVTAITDEFPFYLRPKKAFFSACISISMFLMGLILTTEGGMYWLVLLDDYSAGFGLMVVVITSCFVISRIYSVQRFSRDIKMMLGFEPGIYFKMCWNYLSPLSMLALLVYSIVKYEPSEYGTYKLPKWAEILGIFMGLLPCLMVPTGMVVSVLREEGTLKERIKQAIRPSLDWGPALEENRTGIYVNTLPGSQSPRPLMVHMRKYGGITCYENTAIELDKEIEMEEESMM
- the LOC102697094 gene encoding sodium-dependent proline transporter isoform X2, whose protein sequence is MLGICGIPIFFMELSLGQFSSLGPLAVWKISPFFKGAGVGMIVIVSLVAIYYNMIIAYVLFYLFASLTSDLPWQHCGNWWNTDRCLDHRVVQGNNSSVKLPGSSLNITGTVSPSEEYWSRYVLHIQGSSGIGSPGGIRWNLCLCLLLAWIIVYLCILKGVKSSGKVVYFTATFPYVILVMLLIRGVTLDGAWKGIKFYLTPQFDHLLTSKVWIEAALQIFYSLGVGFGGLLTFASYNTFNQNIYRDTFIVTLGNAFTSILAGFAIFSVLGYMSQELGVPVDQVAQAGPGLAFVVYPQAMTMLPLSPFWSFLFFFMLLTLGLDSQFAFMETIVTAITDEFPFYLRPKKAFFSACISISMFLMGLILTTEGGMYWLVLLDDYSAGFGLMVVVITSCFVISRIYSVQRFSRDIKMMLGFEPGIYFKMCWNYLSPLSMLALLVYSIVKYEPSEYGTYKLPKWAEILGIFMGLLPCLMVPTGMVVSVLREEGTLKERIKQAIRPSLDWGPALEENRTGIYVNTLPGSQSPRPLMVHMRKYGGITCYENTAIELDKEIEMEEESMM
- the LOC102697094 gene encoding sodium-dependent proline transporter isoform X3, whose protein sequence is MKRLRASHLQESSTPDLMSPSEGEDGVVSELEYTADRGNWTGKLDFLLSCIGYCVGLGNVWRFPYRTYSNGGGAFLIPYFIMLGICGIPIFFMELSLGQFSSLGPLAVWKISPFFKGAGVGMIVIVSLVAIYYNMIIAYVLFYLFASLTSDLPWQHCGNWWNTDRCLDHRVVQGNNSSVKLPGSSLNITGTVSPSEEYWSRYVLHIQGSSGIGSPGGIRWNLCLCLLLAWIIVYLCILKGVKSSGKVVYFTATFPYVILVMLLIRGVTLDGAWKGIKFYLTPQFDHLLTSKVWIEAALQIFYSLGVGFGGLLTFASYNTFNQNIYRDTFIVTLGNAFTSILAGFAIFSVLGYMSQELGVPVDQVAQAGHDNAPTFSLLVLPVLLHAAYAGAGQPGVQRFSRDIKMMLGFEPGIYFKMCWNYLSPLSMLALLVYSIVKYEPSEYGTYKLPKWAEILGIFMGLLPCLMVPTGMVVSVLREEGTLKERIKQAIRPSLDWGPALEENRTGIYVNTLPGSQSPRPLMVHMRKYGGITCYENTAIELDKEIEMEEESMM